In Mycolicibacterium nivoides, the DNA window GTCGATCGCGCGCGATGTGTCGCTGCTCGGCGGTTACCAGTTCTCCGGGTTCAACAAGACCCTGCTGCGTACGGGTGCCCTGGAGAAGGGGTCGAACAAGCGCTTCGCCGAGACGATGCAGTGGGCGATGGATGTCATCTCCGACGGTGGTCTCGACCCCTTGGGGGCGGGGTACAGGTCCACCCTGCACGTGCGGTTGATCCATGCGTTCGTGCGCCGCCACGTGGTGGCGATGCCGGACTGGCGCGCCGACGAGTGGGGTTTACCCGTCAACCAGACCGATATGGCCGCGACGCTGGTCGGTGCTCTCGTCGCGCCGCCGGTGGCCTCGCTCGCGATGGGAATCCTCCCTGCGCCAGGCGAACTCGACGCCATCGCGCACCTGACCCGCTATGTCGGCTGGCTGATCGGCGTGGAGGATGAATGGCTGCCCAAGACCTTCCAAGAGAGCATCCGCGTGCTGTACCACACGTCCACCGCGCTGGCGGTTCCCGATGAGACGACGCGGCAGTTGTCGGTTCCGATGGCCGAGGACCCGCTGTCGTGGCACTACCGCGGTATCGGCGGCCTGCGTCGCCGCTTGGCGTGGGCACAGCACCTGTCGATCACCAGCGCGTTCCTCGGGCCCAGCGCGATGCGTGTCCTGGGGCTGCCCGCCTACATGCCGCCGTGGTATCCGCTGGTGAAGATGCCGGTCAATCTGATGCGGAGTGCCGCTGCGATGGCTTCGCGGAGCGGCATGGATCGCGCGGTATCCCGCGGACAACGCGAGCAACAAGTCTTGCTGCGAACCATCATCGGCGACAGCGCGGCCAATATCGGCGAGTCAGCGGTGCACGTGAGCAGCGCAGCCTGACCACAATTACGTCTAGCGGGTCATCGAGCCGATGAAATAGGTTTCGTGGCCCGTGGGGTAGCCGCCGCCGTCGGTGGCGATGTGGACGTGGTCGAAGTGATTGAGGGTCTCGTTCCCGTAGTCGGCGGTCCAATGCGGCGCGCCGATACCCGGATAGAGGCCTTGCCGCCAGATCACGTGCAGCACACCCCAGCGCTCGGCGTTGGCCAGGGCGAAACCGGCGATCTGGTTACCGAGTTCGATGCCCTCCTTGGAGTGATACTTCGGGATCATCACGTCGATCGCCAGACCGTTGGGATGCCACTTCAGCGCATCCTGCCGATACCCGCCGATGGTAGTGATCTCGGGGAACATCACCGCGATGGCGCGGGCCACCCAGATGGTCTTGACCTGTAGGCCGCCCTCGGGTGCCGGGCCCTTCGGTAGGGAGAACTGGAAG includes these proteins:
- a CDS encoding oxygenase MpaB family protein; the protein is MNIPARHPERPLVVPGAIRTFAMMLGVRNPDAQQWRRLGERLTVGDEPMDRLVDWMSSAGIAQMRPLFEKALAEGIDKVPDAPEPLREFFTGVETVPAWVNRDKLRKGQRALLRGGSDGMSIARDVSLLGGYQFSGFNKTLLRTGALEKGSNKRFAETMQWAMDVISDGGLDPLGAGYRSTLHVRLIHAFVRRHVVAMPDWRADEWGLPVNQTDMAATLVGALVAPPVASLAMGILPAPGELDAIAHLTRYVGWLIGVEDEWLPKTFQESIRVLYHTSTALAVPDETTRQLSVPMAEDPLSWHYRGIGGLRRRLAWAQHLSITSAFLGPSAMRVLGLPAYMPPWYPLVKMPVNLMRSAAAMASRSGMDRAVSRGQREQQVLLRTIIGDSAANIGESAVHVSSAA
- a CDS encoding glycoside hydrolase — encoded protein: MAAVGKRRWAGGRGRLLALAVSVTVAAGMVYVQNTESKCCADVPAATPPVEQQQPAPAAHQAELVAASAPVVARDFQFSLPKGPAPEGGLQVKTIWVARAIAVMFPEITTIGGYRQDALKWHPNGLAIDVMIPKYHSKEGIELGNQIAGFALANAERWGVLHVIWRQGLYPGIGAPHWTADYGNETLNHFDHVHIATDGGGYPTGHETYFIGSMTR